From a region of the Brevibacterium siliguriense genome:
- a CDS encoding hydroxymethylglutaryl-CoA reductase, degradative — MAENSRIADFRNMSVAERRNAVADTTGLGTELFEQLDSNSFTPEDAADLSENIFGVFSLPLGVATNFTINGSDALVPMATEEASVIAAASNAARMARPKGGFFTSSTEPVMQAQIQLINVADPQAARTRVLERQAEIIDLANAQDPKLVEVGGGVKGLEVRLVEARTSTYVLVHLLVDVRDAMGANAVNTMAEAVSGTVAAIAGGDALLRILTNKADRRLSRARATFDKDLLGGEEVIDNILHAYELAAADPYRAATHNKGIMNGISAVVLATGNDTRAVEAGAHSHAVVDGRYTSLSTFEKNADGDLVGTLEMPMPVGLVGGATKVHPAARAALQIAEVASAQDLAEMIVAAGLAQNLAALRVLATEGVQRGHMSLHAKNLAASAGANAEETAIIVDRLIEERAFRFDRVQSILDELRSGVSR; from the coding sequence ATGGCAGAGAACAGCCGAATTGCCGACTTCCGAAATATGTCGGTGGCCGAACGCAGAAATGCCGTCGCAGACACAACCGGGCTAGGCACTGAGCTGTTCGAACAGCTTGATTCGAATTCCTTCACTCCCGAGGACGCCGCTGACCTCAGCGAGAACATCTTCGGCGTATTCTCGCTTCCGCTCGGGGTAGCCACCAACTTCACGATCAACGGCTCCGACGCGCTCGTGCCCATGGCAACTGAAGAGGCGTCGGTCATCGCTGCCGCCAGCAACGCGGCGCGTATGGCACGCCCGAAAGGCGGCTTCTTCACAAGCTCGACCGAGCCCGTCATGCAGGCACAGATCCAGCTCATCAATGTGGCAGATCCGCAGGCCGCGCGCACACGTGTTCTCGAACGACAAGCAGAGATCATCGACCTGGCCAATGCGCAGGACCCCAAGCTCGTCGAGGTCGGCGGCGGAGTCAAGGGCCTTGAGGTCCGCCTCGTCGAGGCGCGGACGTCGACGTATGTTCTCGTCCACCTCCTCGTCGATGTCCGAGACGCAATGGGGGCGAACGCGGTCAACACGATGGCTGAGGCAGTCTCCGGAACCGTGGCAGCCATCGCCGGAGGCGACGCACTCCTGCGCATCCTCACCAACAAGGCCGACCGTCGGCTGTCACGCGCCCGTGCAACTTTCGACAAAGATCTGCTCGGCGGTGAAGAGGTCATCGATAACATCCTCCACGCCTACGAACTCGCCGCTGCCGACCCCTACCGGGCCGCCACACACAACAAGGGCATCATGAACGGCATCTCTGCGGTCGTTCTCGCAACGGGTAACGATACGCGTGCGGTCGAGGCCGGCGCCCACTCCCATGCGGTCGTAGACGGCCGTTACACTTCGCTGTCGACTTTCGAGAAGAATGCCGACGGAGACCTGGTCGGCACACTTGAGATGCCGATGCCGGTCGGGCTCGTCGGTGGGGCCACAAAGGTTCATCCAGCCGCGCGCGCAGCTCTGCAGATAGCCGAGGTGGCGAGCGCACAGGATCTCGCCGAGATGATCGTCGCCGCCGGCTTGGCGCAGAACCTCGCGGCACTGCGAGTGCTCGCCACCGAGGGCGTGCAGCGCGGACACATGTCACTTCATGCGAAGAACCTCGCTGCCTCTGCCGGAGCGAACGCCGAGGAGACCGCGATCATCGTGGACCGACTGATCGAAGAGAGGGCCTTCCGGTTCGACAGGGTCCAGTCAATCCTCGACGAACTCCGCTCCGGTGTGTCGCGATGA
- a CDS encoding helix-turn-helix domain-containing protein: MAEVDDAMNTVSARAVSEFLNALSRGIELDRSAISDQFRNNPDLVSSFSDLSATLTRWKQKDRERSALLESASELIRVRDTKKLLQKLVDRARTLIGCDIAYLSQYYPETNDLRVQASRGAISTKLKTLRVPPGIGLAGQVVHDRAAHWTSNYDLTSLPHERRVDSAVSAERMESLLGVPMVVDGEVLGALFAANRYPHDFTSDEITLLSALADHASVVLKTARLMGELADAARASAEAEESAAARASTLRRLVEVEEQLTQLVLQGHGVSAVLDVTSEMLDAALVVIESGRLDSPNFPNDEAFFDGLKVKKADINSALKHSRETGRSAQVAGAEQLFAASVVTHRRQHSGLFVRFNGDPADGDANIVAQAAQSLALIRMNEQARADADNRVRGELAVDIIAGTRPLSELEARSRTETFSLAGPWHLMTIQANTEADDRIVARLTRIEPRILITQRSPGITVLIPSSVRKERPTLASLFKESAALDSSLVIVSETEYPRAQLNNAENEMWSCIRILNSLGIYMGLYPTEDFAPYTAMFGSAPEQVERFMDNMLGPLHRWDRGHSADLTSTLREYFESGMNIRRTASRMSVHVNTVKQRLERADLVLGEEWRAPEMSFRLQVALRLDKLRSSL; encoded by the coding sequence ATGGCTGAGGTTGATGATGCGATGAATACCGTGTCGGCGCGTGCTGTGTCCGAATTCCTGAACGCTCTCTCGCGTGGGATCGAGCTTGACCGATCAGCTATTTCAGACCAGTTCCGAAACAACCCGGATCTCGTCAGCTCATTCTCGGATCTGTCAGCGACTCTGACACGGTGGAAGCAAAAAGACCGTGAACGTTCGGCCTTACTCGAAAGCGCATCCGAACTCATCAGAGTCCGTGACACCAAGAAACTTCTGCAGAAGCTGGTCGACAGGGCCCGAACTCTCATCGGCTGCGACATCGCCTATCTGTCCCAGTACTATCCAGAGACCAATGATCTGCGGGTCCAAGCAAGCCGCGGCGCGATTTCGACCAAGCTCAAGACACTACGCGTGCCTCCAGGAATCGGACTGGCAGGACAGGTCGTGCACGACCGCGCCGCGCATTGGACCTCCAATTACGATCTGACCAGCCTGCCGCACGAAAGGCGCGTCGACTCCGCGGTGAGTGCTGAACGCATGGAATCGCTTCTCGGAGTCCCTATGGTTGTCGACGGGGAGGTTCTCGGAGCTCTCTTCGCCGCCAACCGCTACCCACATGATTTCACCAGCGACGAAATAACGTTGTTGTCAGCCCTCGCGGACCACGCCTCCGTTGTTCTCAAGACGGCACGCCTTATGGGAGAGCTCGCAGACGCTGCTCGAGCCTCTGCAGAAGCTGAAGAATCGGCTGCAGCGCGGGCCAGCACGCTCCGACGACTCGTTGAAGTCGAAGAACAGCTCACACAACTCGTGCTGCAGGGCCACGGAGTCTCCGCCGTCCTCGACGTCACTTCCGAAATGCTCGACGCTGCGCTGGTAGTCATCGAGAGTGGACGTCTCGATTCTCCGAATTTTCCGAATGACGAGGCATTCTTCGACGGCCTCAAAGTGAAGAAAGCTGACATCAACTCGGCGCTGAAACACAGTCGTGAGACCGGTCGAAGTGCGCAAGTCGCGGGCGCTGAACAGCTGTTCGCCGCCTCTGTTGTCACTCACCGTCGCCAGCACAGCGGTCTCTTCGTCCGCTTCAATGGTGATCCGGCAGACGGCGATGCGAACATCGTGGCCCAAGCGGCACAGTCTTTGGCACTTATCCGCATGAATGAACAGGCCCGCGCTGATGCTGACAACCGGGTCCGCGGAGAACTCGCAGTTGATATCATCGCCGGCACCCGACCGCTCAGCGAACTCGAAGCCCGTTCTCGGACTGAGACTTTCAGCCTTGCCGGCCCCTGGCACCTGATGACAATACAAGCCAACACCGAAGCAGACGATCGTATCGTGGCACGTCTGACACGGATCGAGCCACGGATTCTGATCACCCAGCGTTCTCCCGGGATCACGGTGCTCATCCCGAGTTCTGTGAGAAAAGAAAGACCCACCTTGGCATCACTGTTCAAAGAATCTGCTGCCCTAGACAGCTCGTTGGTCATCGTCTCTGAAACTGAGTATCCCCGCGCTCAGTTGAATAACGCCGAAAACGAAATGTGGTCGTGCATTCGAATTCTCAATTCACTCGGCATATACATGGGGCTCTATCCCACAGAAGACTTCGCCCCCTACACTGCGATGTTCGGCTCCGCTCCGGAACAAGTCGAAAGGTTCATGGACAACATGCTCGGGCCGTTACACCGATGGGATAGGGGACACTCTGCAGATCTGACCTCAACATTGCGCGAGTATTTTGAATCCGGCATGAACATCCGCCGAACGGCAAGTCGGATGTCCGTGCACGTAAACACCGTGAAACAACGGCTGGAGAGGGCTGATCTCGTGCTCGGCGAAGAGTGGCGAGCTCCAGAAATGAGTTTTCGCCTGCAGGTTGCTCTGCGTCTGGACAAACTGAGGTCCTCGCTATAG
- a CDS encoding pyridoxal phosphate-dependent aminotransferase, producing the protein MFRQSSKLANVLYDIRGPVLEEAQAMEAAGHTILKLNIGNPAPFGFEAPEAIVQDIAANLPETQGYSDSRGILSARRAVVQYYETRGIHNLGTDEVFLGNGVSELITLSLQALCNPGDEILVPGPDYPLWTASVALSGGTPVHYRCAEEDAWQPDLDDLESRITERTRGIVVINPNNPTGAVYSKETLQKIADIARRHGLIVFSDEIYEKITYNGVELVNMATLTGGDVLCLTFSGLSKAYRVAGYRSGWLAITGPLDEAHSYLEGIKLLANMRMCSNVPAQHAIQAALGGKQSIDDLVLPTGRLGAQMQVAYEGLNSIDGVSAHRADGALYMFAKLDVEKFGITDDEQFALDLLREQKILVSHGTAFNWPRPDHFRLVTLPSVEVLTEAIERLDTFLSSYRQIAPTTCELPVVRETEHAGTAAAG; encoded by the coding sequence ATGTTCAGGCAGTCGTCGAAGTTGGCCAATGTCCTCTATGACATTCGAGGACCCGTCCTCGAAGAGGCCCAGGCGATGGAAGCCGCCGGGCACACGATCCTCAAGCTCAACATCGGCAACCCTGCCCCCTTCGGATTCGAAGCCCCCGAGGCGATCGTCCAGGACATCGCCGCGAACCTGCCTGAGACGCAGGGCTACTCCGACTCGCGGGGAATCCTGTCGGCCCGCCGCGCCGTCGTCCAGTACTACGAGACCCGCGGCATACACAACCTCGGCACCGACGAGGTCTTCCTCGGCAACGGGGTCAGCGAGCTCATCACGCTCAGCCTCCAGGCGCTGTGCAACCCCGGTGACGAGATCCTCGTGCCCGGCCCTGACTATCCGCTGTGGACCGCCTCGGTGGCGCTGTCCGGCGGCACACCCGTGCACTACCGCTGCGCAGAAGAAGACGCCTGGCAGCCTGACCTGGACGACCTCGAATCCCGGATCACCGAACGCACCCGCGGAATCGTCGTCATCAACCCGAACAACCCGACCGGTGCGGTGTACTCGAAGGAGACGCTGCAGAAGATCGCCGATATCGCCCGCCGTCACGGCCTCATCGTCTTCTCCGACGAGATCTACGAGAAGATCACCTACAACGGCGTCGAACTCGTCAACATGGCCACTCTCACCGGCGGCGACGTTCTGTGCCTGACCTTCTCCGGACTGTCGAAGGCCTACCGGGTCGCCGGCTACCGTTCCGGCTGGCTGGCGATCACCGGACCGCTGGACGAGGCGCACAGCTACCTCGAGGGCATCAAGCTGCTCGCGAATATGCGCATGTGCTCGAACGTTCCGGCCCAGCACGCGATCCAAGCGGCCCTGGGCGGGAAGCAGTCGATCGATGACCTCGTACTGCCGACTGGCCGCCTCGGCGCGCAGATGCAGGTCGCCTACGAGGGGCTCAACTCGATCGACGGCGTCTCGGCCCACCGGGCCGACGGTGCTCTTTACATGTTCGCAAAGCTCGATGTCGAGAAGTTCGGCATCACCGATGACGAGCAGTTCGCCCTCGACCTGCTGCGCGAACAGAAGATCCTCGTCTCCCACGGCACGGCCTTCAACTGGCCGAGGCCCGATCACTTCCGACTCGTCACCCTGCCCTCCGTCGAGGTGCTCACCGAGGCGATCGAACGCCTCGACACGTTCCTGTCCAGCTACCGGCAGATCGCTCCGACGACGTGCGAGCTGCCCGTCGTGCGCGAAACAGAGCACGCAGGAACGGCCGCAGCCGGCTGA
- a CDS encoding TetR/AcrR family transcriptional regulator, producing the protein MANVKPGPRGRGRPRKESGSDARAAITDAASAEFAEKGYDKASIRGIARRAQVDSALVHHYFESKAGLFAEVVKLPVRPDRIIRSALDVSVDRLGESLVHTVLSAWEQTSVKSIGVTVLRSAVSDSAAGRLIRQFLLRELKGAVAGRIANGGVDRAEADLRATLVLTQMAGALMFRHVLELEPLASMPIDDLTARLTPAVQGHLDGVGDSM; encoded by the coding sequence ATGGCGAATGTGAAGCCGGGGCCCCGCGGAAGGGGGCGCCCACGTAAGGAAAGCGGCAGTGACGCGCGGGCAGCGATCACCGATGCCGCCTCGGCCGAATTCGCCGAGAAAGGCTACGACAAGGCGTCGATCCGAGGCATCGCCCGTCGTGCCCAGGTCGACTCCGCACTCGTCCATCACTATTTCGAGTCCAAGGCCGGCCTCTTCGCGGAAGTCGTCAAGCTTCCCGTGCGGCCGGACCGTATCATTCGCTCGGCCTTGGACGTCTCGGTCGACCGCCTCGGCGAATCACTCGTGCACACGGTGCTCAGCGCCTGGGAGCAGACAAGCGTGAAGTCGATCGGGGTGACCGTTCTGCGTTCTGCGGTGAGCGATTCGGCAGCCGGCCGACTGATCAGACAATTTCTCCTGCGCGAGCTCAAAGGAGCAGTGGCGGGAAGGATCGCGAACGGAGGCGTCGACCGCGCCGAAGCAGATCTGCGGGCCACGCTCGTCCTCACGCAGATGGCGGGTGCGCTCATGTTTCGCCATGTCCTCGAACTCGAACCGCTGGCATCGATGCCGATCGACGACCTCACTGCGCGCCTGACGCCGGCGGTGCAGGGTCATCTCGATGGAGTCGGCGACTCGATGTGA
- a CDS encoding ABC transporter ATP-binding protein, translating into MMNKSVEARGLTIRRGRRTVIDSLDLDVPRGAIVGLLGPSGSGKTTLMRAVVGVQIVASGRVQVLGRPAGSADLRHRVGYMTQSASIYEDLSVRANLRYFARVQGAPKADVDRVLERTDLIGQGDQLARTLSGGQANRVSLAAAMLGSPDLLVLDEPTVGLDPVLRNDLWDLFRGLAEEGATLLVSSHVMDEATRCDRLLLMREGAIIADTTPHDLLAGTGAASAEEAFLDIIEKDTADERPAGHGRLSGTHLLSRDVNGNGRSSHDRRGRGTTKGGRR; encoded by the coding sequence ATGATGAATAAGTCGGTGGAAGCACGAGGGCTGACGATCCGGAGAGGGCGACGGACCGTCATCGACTCACTGGATCTGGATGTGCCCAGGGGCGCGATCGTCGGTCTGCTGGGTCCCAGCGGCAGCGGGAAGACGACGCTTATGCGGGCCGTTGTCGGTGTGCAGATCGTCGCGAGCGGACGTGTGCAAGTGCTCGGCCGGCCTGCCGGATCGGCGGACCTGCGGCATCGGGTCGGCTATATGACCCAGTCGGCGAGCATCTACGAGGACCTCAGCGTGCGGGCGAATCTGCGCTACTTCGCACGGGTGCAGGGAGCTCCGAAGGCCGATGTCGACCGGGTGCTCGAACGCACGGACCTCATCGGGCAGGGCGATCAGTTGGCCCGGACACTCTCTGGCGGTCAGGCTAATCGAGTGTCCTTGGCCGCGGCGATGCTCGGTTCTCCGGACCTGCTCGTCCTCGACGAGCCGACGGTGGGGCTCGACCCAGTGCTGCGCAATGATCTGTGGGATCTCTTTCGTGGGCTCGCCGAAGAGGGGGCCACGCTGCTCGTCTCAAGCCACGTCATGGATGAGGCCACACGCTGTGACCGGCTGCTGCTCATGCGCGAGGGCGCGATCATCGCCGATACGACACCGCACGATCTGCTCGCCGGTACAGGGGCTGCCTCGGCGGAGGAAGCCTTCCTCGACATCATCGAGAAAGACACAGCCGATGAACGACCTGCCGGGCACGGACGTCTGTCGGGGACCCATCTGCTCTCCCGAGACGTGAACGGCAACGGTCGGTCAAGCCACGATCGGCGGGGCCGCGGGACGACGAAGGGAGGTCGGCGATGA
- a CDS encoding ABC transporter permease, whose amino-acid sequence MNPMRTLATTGRVLTQIRNDPRTIALLLIVPSLLIGLVAWIFDETEVFSDIGPAMLALFPFIVMFLVTSIATLRERRSGTLERLLSMPLGRGDFILGYTLAFGLLAVIQTAVAVGYATLVCGLEIEGSVGLLFVVAIADALLGTALGLLASAFARTEFQVVQFMPVFVFPQILLGGIFLPRDQLPDALEVIGDWLPLSHAIDALDAVSTGNEDDAYIWLRVLFIACWIVGAVIVGSLTLRRRTP is encoded by the coding sequence ATGAACCCGATGCGCACCCTGGCCACGACGGGGCGTGTGCTCACACAGATCCGCAACGATCCGCGCACGATCGCCCTGCTGCTCATCGTGCCCAGCCTGCTGATCGGCCTGGTGGCATGGATCTTCGACGAGACCGAGGTTTTCTCCGACATCGGCCCGGCGATGCTCGCGCTCTTCCCGTTCATCGTCATGTTCCTCGTCACGAGCATCGCGACCCTGCGCGAACGTCGCAGCGGAACTCTGGAGCGGCTGCTGTCGATGCCGTTGGGCCGCGGCGACTTCATCCTCGGATATACCCTGGCATTCGGGCTGCTCGCCGTCATTCAGACGGCCGTGGCCGTCGGCTACGCGACTCTGGTGTGCGGTCTGGAGATCGAGGGGTCCGTCGGACTGCTCTTCGTCGTAGCGATCGCCGACGCCCTGCTCGGCACGGCCCTGGGCCTGCTGGCCAGCGCCTTCGCCCGCACGGAGTTCCAGGTCGTGCAGTTCATGCCGGTGTTCGTGTTCCCGCAGATCCTGCTCGGCGGGATCTTCTTGCCCCGTGATCAGCTGCCTGATGCGCTCGAGGTGATCGGCGACTGGCTGCCGCTCTCTCACGCGATCGATGCCCTGGATGCGGTGTCGACCGGCAATGAGGATGACGCTTATATCTGGCTGCGGGTGCTCTTCATCGCCTGTTGGATCGTCGGCGCCGTCATCGTCGGATCGCTCACCCTGCGTCGCCGGACGCCGTGA
- a CDS encoding amino acid permease, which translates to MAPADKDRNEALPSDANADGHEENAGLHRGLTARHIRFMALGSAIGTGLFMGSSESIQAAGPAVLLAYIIGGAAVFMVMRALGELVVRHPVSGSFGQYASRYIHPFAGFLVGWTFAFEMVLVAVFDATAIGVYMGFWFPGVPRWIWVLAVVFFIAAINMIGVKVFGELEFWFALIKIVAIIALIAAGVAIIIFGFGIADHDQMGPQALFDHGGFFPNGFWGLLSSFTIVMFAFGGIEIIGVTAGEAQNPKQVLPKAINSVPVRILLFYVLTLGVIMCILPWNQITSEISPFVAIFDSVGFTAAAAILQVVLITAALSAINADIFGAGRMLHGLAEQGQAPRSFARTSPGGVPVMTVVTMIVALLAGVVLNYLYPDQALFLLGALATFATVLVWLIILASHIRMKKVVAEEARLPSEFPMPLWPVGSWITVGFIVFVVVMVGIVPDSRPALWVGLLWVVALWLCYFAFIRGQGRRPYALTDRTEPMGSGRN; encoded by the coding sequence ATGGCTCCAGCCGACAAGGACCGCAACGAGGCGCTTCCCAGCGACGCAAACGCTGACGGACATGAAGAGAACGCCGGCCTGCACAGGGGCCTGACCGCCCGACATATCCGCTTCATGGCTCTCGGTTCCGCCATCGGCACCGGCCTCTTCATGGGCTCCTCGGAGTCGATCCAAGCCGCAGGACCGGCTGTGCTGCTCGCCTACATCATCGGCGGTGCCGCCGTCTTCATGGTGATGCGCGCCCTCGGCGAACTCGTCGTCCGCCACCCCGTCTCCGGCTCCTTCGGCCAGTATGCCTCCCGCTATATCCACCCCTTCGCCGGCTTCCTCGTCGGCTGGACCTTCGCCTTCGAAATGGTCCTCGTCGCCGTCTTCGACGCCACCGCGATCGGCGTATATATGGGCTTCTGGTTCCCGGGAGTTCCCCGCTGGATCTGGGTGCTCGCCGTCGTCTTCTTCATCGCCGCGATCAACATGATCGGCGTCAAGGTCTTCGGTGAGCTCGAATTCTGGTTCGCTCTCATCAAGATCGTTGCAATCATCGCCCTCATCGCCGCCGGGGTGGCCATCATCATCTTCGGCTTCGGCATTGCCGACCACGATCAGATGGGCCCGCAGGCCCTGTTCGACCACGGCGGCTTCTTCCCCAACGGGTTCTGGGGTCTGCTCTCATCATTCACCATCGTGATGTTCGCCTTCGGCGGTATCGAGATCATCGGCGTCACCGCCGGAGAGGCGCAGAATCCGAAGCAGGTGCTGCCGAAAGCCATCAACTCGGTGCCGGTGCGCATCCTCCTCTTCTACGTCCTCACCCTCGGCGTGATCATGTGCATCCTGCCGTGGAACCAGATCACCTCCGAGATCAGCCCCTTCGTCGCGATCTTCGACTCGGTCGGCTTCACTGCGGCGGCCGCCATTCTCCAGGTCGTCCTCATCACGGCGGCCCTGTCGGCCATCAACGCCGACATCTTCGGCGCCGGCAGGATGCTCCACGGTTTGGCCGAACAGGGGCAGGCTCCGCGGTCCTTCGCCCGCACCTCGCCGGGCGGCGTTCCCGTGATGACCGTGGTGACGATGATCGTCGCGCTGCTGGCAGGCGTCGTCCTCAACTATCTCTACCCTGATCAGGCTCTGTTCCTCCTCGGAGCGTTGGCCACCTTCGCCACGGTGCTCGTGTGGCTGATCATCCTCGCTTCCCATATCCGGATGAAGAAGGTAGTCGCCGAGGAGGCTCGCCTGCCCAGCGAATTCCCCATGCCGCTGTGGCCGGTGGGATCGTGGATCACCGTCGGGTTCATCGTCTTCGTCGTCGTCATGGTTGGCATCGTTCCCGACTCACGACCAGCCCTGTGGGTCGGTCTGCTGTGGGTCGTCGCGCTGTGGCTGTGCTATTTCGCCTTCATCCGCGGCCAGGGCCGCCGGCCCTACGCGCTCACCGACCGCACCGAGCCCATGGGGTCCGGACGGAACTGA
- a CDS encoding GNAT family N-acetyltransferase produces the protein MDPLDLPLTTDRLRLRTYVESDAEEQLRIFSREDVSRFLLEDPWTAEVARTKVSERMRRTGLDTESRALALVIETADGLDFLEGSHVIGDIAIWLEDGSDEKAEIGWILDPAASGHGFATEAAIAVLNVAFDHYGLHRVFAQMDSRNIASANLARRIGMREEAHLRKDWWSKGEWTDTLIFGMLSSDRQTA, from the coding sequence ATGGACCCACTTGATCTCCCGCTGACCACCGACCGACTGCGGTTGCGCACCTATGTCGAATCCGACGCCGAGGAGCAGCTGCGGATCTTCTCCCGCGAGGACGTCTCCCGGTTCCTCCTCGAAGATCCCTGGACCGCCGAGGTGGCCCGGACCAAGGTCTCAGAACGCATGCGGCGCACGGGGCTCGATACCGAATCGCGTGCCCTGGCCCTGGTCATCGAGACCGCCGACGGTCTCGACTTCCTTGAAGGCTCGCACGTCATCGGGGACATTGCGATCTGGCTCGAAGACGGCAGTGACGAGAAGGCCGAGATCGGCTGGATCCTCGACCCGGCGGCCAGCGGCCATGGATTTGCCACCGAAGCAGCCATCGCGGTCCTCAACGTCGCCTTCGACCATTACGGCCTCCACCGGGTGTTCGCACAGATGGATTCCCGGAACATCGCCTCGGCGAATCTGGCTCGCAGGATCGGGATGCGGGAAGAAGCGCACCTGCGCAAGGACTGGTGGTCGAAGGGCGAATGGACCGACACCCTCATCTTCGGGATGCTTTCCAGCGATCGGCAGACAGCCTGA
- a CDS encoding ABC transporter permease: protein MAAMTFGNTIASSVVEEKQSRIVEILLASTSARVLMFGKVIACTILAFAQIGLTAVAVLAGAAISGNDLVLGKVAEPIAWFVPLFIVGFVMVAALYAAAASMVSRTEDLPSTSTPIMMLIFLPYMGVIIFSSNETVMAVLSYIPFSAAVAVPMRVFLGTIAWWEPLVSLLILIVTTLLALLLATRIFERSILKSGPKLTWGQALRK from the coding sequence ATGGCCGCGATGACGTTCGGGAACACGATCGCTTCGTCCGTAGTGGAGGAGAAGCAGTCGCGGATCGTGGAGATCCTGCTCGCGTCCACCTCGGCGCGGGTGCTCATGTTCGGCAAGGTCATCGCCTGTACGATCCTCGCTTTCGCGCAGATCGGACTCACCGCGGTCGCGGTCCTTGCAGGCGCCGCCATCAGCGGAAACGACCTCGTACTCGGCAAGGTCGCAGAGCCGATCGCCTGGTTCGTCCCGCTCTTCATCGTCGGCTTCGTCATGGTCGCCGCCCTCTACGCGGCCGCGGCGTCGATGGTCTCGCGCACCGAGGATCTGCCGTCGACGAGCACGCCGATCATGATGCTCATCTTCCTGCCGTACATGGGCGTCATCATCTTCTCGTCGAATGAAACTGTCATGGCGGTGCTGTCCTACATTCCGTTCTCCGCAGCGGTGGCAGTGCCGATGCGAGTCTTCCTCGGCACGATCGCCTGGTGGGAACCGCTGGTCTCCCTGCTCATCCTCATCGTCACCACTCTGCTGGCCCTGCTGCTGGCCACGCGGATCTTCGAGCGCTCGATTCTGAAGTCGGGACCGAAGCTGACGTGGGGGCAGGCGCTGAGGAAGTGA
- a CDS encoding ABC transporter permease family protein, translated as MSTIDTTTTADSPRTPTAGTNRAGFTTAIGLVIEREIMVRLKSKAFMVSTILSIILFGVLVGVSGALPSLFSSTDKVAVTSAGAKAIEGIEDIEAVAVDDIDEAKALITSEKVESAVVESQNSPTGVAVLSLRSAPESLIGALSLTPRSSSSIPTPLTQRSPTSSGSASVWCSSWPR; from the coding sequence ATGAGCACCATCGATACGACCACGACCGCCGACAGCCCACGCACTCCCACCGCCGGCACGAACCGCGCCGGATTCACCACCGCGATCGGGCTCGTCATCGAACGCGAGATCATGGTGCGGCTGAAGTCGAAGGCCTTCATGGTCTCGACTATTCTGAGCATCATCCTCTTCGGTGTCCTCGTCGGGGTCTCCGGAGCGCTGCCCTCATTGTTCTCCTCCACGGACAAGGTGGCGGTCACCTCGGCGGGGGCGAAGGCGATCGAGGGGATCGAGGATATCGAAGCCGTCGCCGTCGATGACATCGACGAGGCGAAAGCCCTGATCACCTCCGAAAAGGTCGAATCAGCAGTCGTCGAATCGCAGAATTCGCCGACCGGGGTCGCGGTGCTGTCCCTGCGCTCGGCACCGGAATCACTCATCGGGGCGCTCAGCCTCACCCCGAGGTCGAGCTCCTCGATCCCGACGCCCCTGACCCAGCGCTCACCTACTTCATCGGGCTCGGCCTCGGTTTGGTGTTCTTCATGGCCGCGATGA